The genomic window GGACGGCGGCTTCGATGCGCCGGTGCTCGCTCGAGACCTTACGCGGTCGGAGGTTGTGGCAGCTGCCCCGTACTTTTGCTTTGCACGGCGGACTGTGGAGGAGACGAGTTGGCGCGATGGTACGCAACCACTCTTTGCCAAGGTGGTGGCCTTGGCTTTCCACGTCATTGTGACTCAGGGGCACCGATGCAATCTTCTGTTTGGGCAGGCGTGCGCCTGCTACGACGCCGTTGCTTCTGCGTTGCTTCAGCGGTCCCCGCagagtggcagcagcgccagtcCCGGAAGCGGATCTCCGCGCGACAGCCGGCGTTCGTCCCAAAGCAACACGAGCGCCACGTATCGGCGCAGTGTCCTCCTTATGCATCaacgggaggaggagagggtgttGATGCAGGCACAACTGCATTTCAACGAGGAAAGCCAGGACAGCGGTGTGACGGGgtcggaggagagagaaaccaaggtggcggacgaggagaaagaggtgtTCATCGGCTCAACTAGCAGGCGACGCTCACCATCCACTCGCCGGTGTCAACGTGGCAGCCTGATAAAAACAAAGGCTATCTCGGCTGAGCGACACTCGTTGGCGACAAAGGCTGTCGCGGACGATGAGGGTCTTTCTCCCTTCATCAGCAGTCCCAGCCGCTCCCTCATTTTCTACGAGGCGTGCTCACCGAGCGGCACTGAGGCAAGCAGTAGTACTCCTCTCGATAGCGGAGGTAGCCGACGGCGACGCAGTTCGTCGAGTGGCCGACGCTGGGGTGCTGACGACGGGAAAAGTTTGCGGGCGGCATTAGACGAGGCAGCCTCCGCCGTACCCACCGCGAGCGCTACCACGGCAGAGTCACCGGAGGCGGTGACGCACTCCTGGACTGGCCGTATGTCGCTGCGCTCTTTACTCTCCTCGATCGGTGGTCACAGcgaagcaccgctgctgaacATAGAGAAGCGCACGTAGTAGAACTGTGAGTGCTGCCGCCTGActgcgtacgtgtgcgcgtgctgaaTGAGATCTCgatctctcccccctcccctccccccgctcccgCCCAGCACACACCCGCTTTCGCGCCCTCTCTGTACGAATCGTGCGATGCCTCCCGCCTTTTGTGTGGACTTGTGCGCAGCGgaccctcttttcttttctttctcacATACGTTTTTTattctccttcttccctttcgttTTCGTGCTTGCAGCCGCGCTTTGCTTCACTGTCAGGCCGTAGCTtgcgcggaggagagagggaagtaAGTCAGGATACAGGTCTCCACGCAGGCCCATGCAAACACAAGCCCATGGCTTATGCGACGTAGACAACACTGCTGAGCCACAGAGTTCTAGGCGAAACGCATGAGCTTATTCACATTACTTGTAGGAGGCGTAAGAGGAGGAATGCCATGACGCCGTCTGTGTTAAAGCTGCGAGTCAGCTCTGCCTCTAAAAGGACGCAGCGTGATAGTCAACACCTAATTATCCAAGCGCGGTGATGCAGTGATGCTTCTCTCTGATGTATCTTTTTCACCATAATGCTTATTCCCTATCTTCTCAATTTTGATTTCCCTCACCTTCCACTTTGCTTTGCAAGCATCACGCTGGAAAGTGCGTTgattctcttctcttgttgGGCGAGCGAATTGTGCTGACCCCTTTCTTACTCAGGCCGCTTCGCTTTTGTTGTCGTCACACCTCTTTCTTTCGATAACACAGAGCACCTCTATTCTGTTCTCTTGTTTTGCGTTTTGCTTGGCGGCTACAACGGCAGTACGGTTGGTAGTgcagcggaggcgctcaCGAGGACGGTCTTATCAcactgcgcctctctcttcctctttcacacgcacaccttaTCAGagttttctctctcttctcagtTGTCTTTTCGTTGCCACGCTCTCACTACCCCAAACGCTCAGCATTCACGACGTGACTCTCCAGCGCTCTCGTTtgctttatttttttttttttcgcatCTTCACCTGCACCTTCCCGCTCCCTACTTCATCTTTTGATTTCCTTTGCTATTCAAaacggagaagaggcgcagaggcacacacatacacagcCACGCCTTTGAAGCTAAATTGTTGGAAAATGATATACGTCCCCTTCGTAGTCGGCGCGGGCGCGTTCTCTATACTGAATGCCTGCGGCTCGATCGCGTGCTGGTACGGCAGCCGACGTCGAGTGATGCTCTTAACCGGCGCTATTAACACATGCATCAGCGGTGCGGCTGTCGTCATGTATCCGTACGACGCAAAGCTGTCTAGCGTATACatgtgcgcagcagccacgtcTGCGTCCGCGCAATACCTTCTGCACGCGATGCGGACCCCTCAGCTACTTGCGCCGTCCATGATGAACTCTCTGTATGTGCTCTGGTCGGTGGGGCTTCTTGTGTACGCCTTTCAGCACGCCCGTTGGGTGTACGCGTTGCGGTACGACTGAGGGACTCGAAACCGAaagtgcttctcctcctcgtttcATCTTGTCCGGCTATATGGACGTATGCGTCGAGAGCACAACGTGGGGAAGAGACACCCACCGGCTCGCTCCGAGAgcgccaagagagagagagagagtctcctgcacctctttccttccctctctatCCACTGATCACAGGTGTAGATTTAACTACACACCCCTCAAAGGTATCGACCAGCACCGTTTATTCAAActcccgcacacacacacacacacacacacacacacacacacacacacacacacagagcccctctctctcgccgccTGTGTTATTcacaacagcgacagcaacacACAGAAGCGAAAACCAAAAATGCAtcgaggggagaggaggggggcaccaAACGTGTTTCACTCTCTCTCGAGGTAGGGCATCCGTAGTCACATGCACACCCAGAAGCGTACACGTATGTGCAATACCTCTGTGACTCTCCCTTGCGTATACCTGGTCTCTCAACGTCCTTTCCCTCGTGTTCTTCCCCCCACGCCTCTGCCCCCTTtatttccttctctttctccttcgcctcctcatTCTCATTCATACACACCTACCCACGCACTACCCCCGCATATTTTACGTCTGTGCGACTGCCACGCCCTCTTtcaccccccttttctttcacTTGAGTAGAAAGGGGAGGCTGTGCGATGCAAAGTGCGTGCACATGgtcgcacgcacacacgcacaagaaCAATAACCTGAAGAGTCCTGCGGAGAACTACTGCCAGGCACAtttcgtgttttttttccccacATGGGCTGAGGAGGGGGCACGAAGAGCTGGTGCACCCCAcatcgcctttttctttctctgatcttctctctccgtctacCAACACGGAGAGTGCAGTTTGTGGCGAAGCGAGGAGCATCTGTGTCCTTTGGTATCACAGGAGCGTTTATCTCTCCTCGGCTTCTCCCCCAACTGCAAAgaggcaacacacacacacacccacagtgtcttcccctctccacacccAGGCGCTTTCGATCACGAGCACGTTTCCATAGAAATCTTTTTTATATGAAGCAAACACAATCACCACCAAAGAAAGAAAGTAGCCAAGTGTTATAGACACGTTCCGGATTGCCTGCTGTGGCAGCACTTCAGCACAGCGACTCGCCACTCGGCTGTGTCTGGCAGAGGTTTATAGACCATCTTTTGCATCTCATTCTCTCCTTGTCCCTCTGAgcgctacacacacacacatacgcacccTCCGTGGCTGTGTACACGAGTAGCAGTGTCTTCCTGTCAGCTGAGTAGCGACTCAAACGGCATTTGTTTGACGCCAAGCGGAGCATttcaaagagagaagggagtcAGCACTGACTGCATGCCGTCGAAAGCAAGCAGCCGACACCACCAACCACTACCGCCATCGCTGTCGTCATCTCTGTCTacgtctgcagcggcggacgCATCAAACTCGCGAGAGCACTTTTCCATCGCGAGTTTCTTTGACGCTGCCAGTGCTCACCgaagcagtggtggtggtggttacCGCGTTGGCTCATTCTCGAAtgcagcgccgacaccgctCTCTGACATCCCGCGTGGGGGCCATGGCGTTTCCTCTAGCGGGCACGGCTCTGGTGTGGCTTACCACCCACAGCTCCACCAACGGCCACGACAACAGCACtggccctcctccgcctcgggGCAGTTGAACCCTTCTCACCCAAACGGTGACGGTAAGCActacgagcagcagcaacacagcGCCACGGCCGGAGACGTCTCTAGCACGCTCCAAGAGGTGCGGAGGCGTATCATCAGCGACCTCGAGGCATCGCGAGATGGGAGTTGCGAGTCGGCAGGGAAGCTGCACGCtcatcagcagcgagcgcTACGTGTGGCCTTTGGGGAGGAGTGGGTATCGCGTCGGCGCGCGTCCCGCACATCTCGCACCGCGACGGGTGACTGGGGCACATCACCAACGGATACACGGCGGTCGAAGTCGCAGCACACGCCTAACGCAGAAGatgacgaagacgacgagcTCATGGTTGCCTCGGTAGAGTTTTCACTGCTGTGCCCCTACTCTCGCCTCCCCATGCGCTATCCCGTGCGCAGTAAGGAGTGTAACCACCTGCAGTGCTGCGACTTAGACTCGTGGATTGTGATGCTGAGCAAATGTCGCTCCATGCGTGACCCGGTCGGGCCGTGCCCGGTGTGCGAGCGCCGCGTcatttcctcctcgctggaGGTGGACCTCTGGATGAAGAATGTCATTGATCAGATGCCAGGCGGCACACACATGGTGATGTTGGAGCCAGACGGTGCCCTCCGCAATGGCGACACGACCCGTGAGAGGCGCAAAGAGACGAtcatggaggtggtggacgcGACGCAAGGAGACTACGAGACCTACTTTGAGGATGTAGtggacggcgacgatgatGTCGTGGTGCAGAGGCACCCTACCGCCACGCCGGACGCTTCCAACAGCACATACGCAGCGGTTTCATCGGTCGGCTCGCGTCGACCTCGCAGTAtatcgcctgcagctccagAAGCGAGATCAGAGGTGTCGAGCACCGGTGAGGAACACCGAGCCGGTCTGCCCCGACTCGTACAGGTCAAGGTAGAGAAGGCTACCATGCTGACTGCTGAGgctgaggcagcagcagagacgccGCCTTCTGTTTCTGCTTCTCAGGATGACGGAGGTGTCGTTGTCGTGCACTTTGTTGAGGGCCGGCACGACGGACTGCAGGCATTGCCTAGTCAAATCCGGCTCTGGGTGCTACACTGCACCCAATGCGGGGCGCCGCGGGTGAAGGTGGAAGATGGCTTGGTGCAGGCCTGTCAGCAGTGCGGGCACAACGCAAAGGGCAACTGGAACCTTGTCCGCCGCTTCGAGGCGTCTTCTAGTGTGTCGATGGAGCTGGTCCCCGACGgcacgctggtgctgcaagGCGTCGACCTCCTTGCGCCTTACCTATATCGCGCTGGCTTCTATCGCAGCCTATTCGAAGTGATGGAGTACGCCTCCGTCGCtgagcgacggcagcagcagtaccaaCCGCCAGCAGATGTGTGGGCCTCATCATTTCCGCTGAGTCGCTTCGAGATCGACTTCCTGGAGGCCTGCTGTGCCCGCATTGCCCAGGGCGAGATGCTCGATTCCATTGAGTCGCTGATTGTGCCGAGCCTGTTTCGCATACCTCGCCGGCGCCGACCAGATGGCAGTGGCCAGAAACACTTCACACAACTGTaccacggcagcggccgATACGGTGGACTGGACTCGGCGACCGCGTCGCAGGCTCACAGAACTACATCGCTCACCCGAGCGGAAGGCTCACGTTTGACGTGGTGAGCGCTGCGCGGGAGTGGGCTTGATCAATGTGCGTCGCACATACCGCGGTCTCTCTATATTTTTGCCTGCAGCATCTCTTCGCGTCGATGACGTGTGCAGCTGGAAGCGCGCTGCTTGCTGGCGTTGTGCTTGTTTGCTATGCTTTGGTTTGGCGTTCTCTTCCTGTCCGCATCTTCCTCACCGATTCATTTCATTCTTGTCAGCTGAGGAATATCCAAGCAACTGGCACTCGAACTCGACACTCAGTGCTCCGCCGCCCCGCAGTGAGGGCATCTCTCCGAAGGATGTTATTCATCACGTCAGAGGCCGCcgcgccctctctttccttcatTGCCCACTTTCTGTATGACATCCGTTTCACCGTTCTTTGTGGCGCTTCTGCCAAACCAACCAACAAAAAGAGCCCGATTGCTCTGCTGCGCATCGTGCTTCAACGCCGCACGTGCCACTTTCCCGAAAGCTCGGCAGGGTAGGCGCACCTGTCCCATGATCAACCGCGCAGGGAGAGATGCTCGCctgttccctcccctcttcatctctctcatacctttctcctcctcctcctttctctccctacTCGTCggttcctctctttttgctcTCCTATATGTCGATCTtgcgacacgcacgcacgcacgcataaCCGGCGCTCTTATGAACATTCGCCCCGTTCCTCAACGCCAACATGCCCATCCACGCAATCACCGGTCCACCTGGTCTAATTCTTGCATATAAGCGCACGCTCGCCGCTACCGCTAGCGTCAGGTACACAGGACTCTTTCACTCGCTCAGGTCACTTTTCTCTTCCGTGTACAGGGAGCTGCACCGACGTGCTGTATTGACGTCACGAGAGGCGTGTGCTCCTGTGAGCaactccctctttctcacgCATTAGCCTTCTTGGGCTCTCCGTACATCTCTGTTACCTACGAGAGCAGAACAGGACTTGGGTGGACTTTGAACGGCGTTCCTTTTCCTGTGCCGGCACTGCCATTTTGTTTGCGGACTCACATATATTGTCTTACTCTCCTCTTTCTATCAGTCCGCTTCCaagcgcatacacacacacacccacggtGTGCTACTTGTTTCGTAATTTGACGACTGATTGCACCATGTTGCTGCGTGGGACTCCGCTGCTACGCGGCGTTGACCTGTACAAGAACACTACCGCACGAACGGTCACACTGTGTTGGCCTTTTGCgagtgctgcgctgcgcagtcCTCAGGGAGTGCATGCAGAGCGGCACCGTGTCGGCACACATTTGTCGCCTACGTCTTCGGCGTTGCTGGGCTATAGCGCCTGGTCAACACAAGCACGGACGCTTGTGTGGCCCTCCTGGCTGCTACGCACCCCGAattccacccctccctcagaggacgagaaaaagaagaagttTCAGGAGGAGACGTGTGGTGCGTTCGGTATCGACGATTCTCGAAAGGCGACCCAGTCGTCAAGTGA from Leishmania panamensis strain MHOM/PA/94/PSC-1 chromosome 32 sequence includes these protein-coding regions:
- a CDS encoding hypothetical protein (TriTrypDB/GeneDB-style sysID: LpmP.32.3260), with amino-acid sequence MIYVPFVVGAGAFSILNACGSIACWYGSRRRVMLLTGAINTCISGAAVVMYPYDAKLSSVYMCAAATSASAQYLLHAMRTPQLLAPSMMNSLYVLWSVGLLVYAFQHARWVYALRYD
- a CDS encoding hypothetical protein (TriTrypDB/GeneDB-style sysID: LpmP.32.3270), producing MPSKASSRHHQPLPPSLSSSLSTSAAADASNSREHFSIASFFDAASAHRSSGGGGYRVGSFSNAAPTPLSDIPRGGHGVSSSGHGSGVAYHPQLHQRPRQQHWPSSASGQLNPSHPNGDGKHYEQQQHSATAGDVSSTLQEVRRRIISDLEASRDGSCESAGKLHAHQQRALRVAFGEEWVSRRRASRTSRTATGDWGTSPTDTRRSKSQHTPNAEDDEDDELMVASVEFSLLCPYSRLPMRYPVRSKECNHLQCCDLDSWIVMLSKCRSMRDPVGPCPVCERRVISSSLEVDLWMKNVIDQMPGGTHMVMLEPDGALRNGDTTRERRKETIMEVVDATQGDYETYFEDVVDGDDDVVVQRHPTATPDASNSTYAAVSSVGSRRPRSISPAAPEARSEVSSTGEEHRAGLPRLVQVKVEKATMLTAEAEAAAETPPSVSASQDDGGVVVVHFVEGRHDGLQALPSQIRLWVLHCTQCGAPRVKVEDGLVQACQQCGHNAKGNWNLVRRFEASSSVSMELVPDGTLVLQGVDLLAPYLYRAGFYRSLFEVMEYASVAERRQQQYQPPADVWASSFPLSRFEIDFLEACCARIAQGEMLDSIESLIVPSLFRIPRRRRPDGSGQKHFTQLYHGSGRYGGLDSATASQAHRTTSLTRAEGSRLTW